The Peribacillus sp. FSL P2-0133 genome has a segment encoding these proteins:
- a CDS encoding nitroreductase family protein → MTKNIMSKEEYLNKSKELNIPLEKPKVLNDTDFITVAKERRSVRQYDAEYVMTEEEIREILDIAIQAPSSSNLQPWRFLVIQDKQTQQELLPIANNQQQVVDASAVIAVLADIEGYKNAEKIYGELVNKGIMKNEIKEPYVASILHNYGNFSAEKALSVAMIDGGLVSMQIMLAAKAKGYDTVPMGGFDEAKFVDAFNVPENFKPVMLISIGKGTKAGFEKVRLPLDAVLTWNKY, encoded by the coding sequence GCCCAAAGTCCTTAATGATACGGACTTCATTACGGTAGCAAAAGAACGGAGATCTGTTCGCCAGTACGATGCTGAATACGTGATGACTGAAGAGGAAATTCGCGAAATCCTGGATATTGCGATTCAAGCACCGTCTTCTTCCAACTTACAGCCATGGAGATTCCTTGTGATTCAAGATAAGCAAACCCAACAAGAATTGCTCCCAATCGCCAATAACCAACAACAAGTCGTCGATGCATCTGCTGTCATTGCCGTTTTAGCTGATATAGAAGGTTACAAAAATGCAGAGAAGATTTATGGTGAATTAGTCAATAAAGGGATCATGAAGAATGAAATCAAAGAGCCATATGTAGCCTCTATTCTGCATAATTACGGCAACTTTTCCGCTGAAAAGGCTTTAAGTGTAGCCATGATTGACGGTGGCTTGGTTTCCATGCAGATCATGTTAGCTGCAAAAGCAAAAGGATACGATACAGTCCCAATGGGTGGGTTCGATGAAGCCAAATTTGTGGATGCATTCAATGTACCGGAAAACTTCAAACCTGTCATGTTAATTTCCATTGGAAAAGGAACTAAAGCAGGCTTTGAAAAAGTCCGTTTGCCACTTGATGCTGTATTAACTTGGAATAAATACTAA